Proteins from one Oncorhynchus tshawytscha isolate Ot180627B linkage group LG16, Otsh_v2.0, whole genome shotgun sequence genomic window:
- the neurod6a gene encoding neurogenic differentiation factor 6-A, with protein sequence MLTLPFDEPAMRPGTGTQFGANFPLDCVREIKVSKQEPFLKAADTISQTHIKTTEDELESERDEDEREELGQEDEDVDGLPGRRRGPRKKKMTKGRVDRVKIRRQEANARERSRMHGLNDALDCLRKVVPCYSKTQKLSKIETLRLAKNYIWALSEILSTGKRPDLLAFVQALCKGLSQPTTNLVAGCLQLNARNVITDHNGETSFTGRSPFDAMYPAPYHSSTEAVASSGHGSGTMDSAKPFRPFSSYCSAYESFYESTSPECSSPQFDSGALSPPINFNGIFSLKHEEPADYGKSCHYGMRYCAAVAGRNSLGQNSMSRGSSDIRDIHVPYDIHLRSQFYPMQEELNTPFHN encoded by the coding sequence ATGTTGACCTTACCGTTTGATGAGCCAGCAATGAGGCCAGGGACCGGGACCCAGTTTGGGGCCAACTTCCCTCTAGACTGCGTGCGCGAGATCAAGGTCAGTAAACAAGAACCTTTCCTAAAAGCAGCCGATACCATCTCCCAGACCCACATCAAAACCACGGAGGATGAGTTAGAGTCGGAGAGGGAtgaggacgagagagaggagctaggcCAAGAAGACGAGGACGTGGACGGTTTACCAGGAAGGAGGAGAGGCCCACGTAAAAAGAAGATGACCAAGGGGCGCGTGGACAGGGTGAAAATTCGGCGCCAGGAGGCCAACGCGCGCGAGCGGAGCAGGATGCACGGGCTGAACGAcgcgctggactgcctgcgcaaaGTCGTGCCCTGCTACTCCAAGACGCAGAAGCTGTCCAAGATTGAGACTCTCCGACTGGCCAAGAACTACATCTGGGCGCTGTCGGAGATCCTCAGCACCGGCAAGAGACCCGACCTATTGGCATTTGTCCAGGCGCTCTGCAAGGGACTGTCTCAGCCAACCACCAACTTAGTGGCGGGCTGTCTCCAGCTCAATGCCAGAAATGTCATCACGGACCACAACGGAGAGACATCTTTCACTGGTAGGTCCCCATTCGACGCTATGTACCCTGCGCCTTATCACAGTTCCACCGAGGCTGTAGCGTCTTCAGGCCACGGCAGCGGCACCATGGACAGCGCCAAACCTTTCAGACCATTTAGCTCCTACTGCAGTGCCTACGAGTCCTTCTACGAGAGCACGTCCCCAGAATGTTCGAGCCCTCAATTCGACAGTGGTGCTCTGAGCCCTCCAATCAACTTTAACGGGATATTCTCCCTAAAGCACGAGGAGCCAGCGGACTATGGAAAGAGCTGTCATTACGGTATGCGGTACTGCGCGGCGGTGGCAGGTCGCAACTCCCTCGGTCAGAACTCAATGTCACGGGGGTCCTCTGACATCCGGGATATCCATGTCCCCTATGACATCCACCTCCGAAGCCAGTTCTACCCAATGCAGGAGGAACTAAACACGCCCTTTCATAATTGA